From the Lolium rigidum isolate FL_2022 chromosome 2, APGP_CSIRO_Lrig_0.1, whole genome shotgun sequence genome, one window contains:
- the LOC124690028 gene encoding RING-H2 finger protein ATL74-like, which produces MSTAASLHQKPHGSGGGGCCSISGTVELVVAFTAVCLALYGMILYLNYLYMRSGWGGVHRMTGSSAAARKRGGGEGLNKAALAAMAPVFIFKAKEEAAGQECPVCLGAMQDGDAVRVLPGCRHAFHVGCVDVWLCTHATCPVCRARPSLPPSAPPRAASKATDQPAGREPDLENQV; this is translated from the coding sequence ATGTCGACGGCGGCGTCGCTGCACCAGAAGCCGcatgggagcggcggcggaggatgctGCAGCATCAGCGGGACGGTGGAGCTCGTGGTGGCGTTCACGGCGGTGTGCCTCGCGCTGTACGGGATGATACTGTACCTCAACTATCTGTACATGCGGTCAGGGTGGGGCGGCGTGCACCGGATGACGGGGTCCAGCGCTGCGGCGAGGAAGAGGGGAGGCGGAGAGGGGCTCAacaaggcggcgctagcggccatGGCGCCGGTGTTCATATTCaaggcgaaggaggaggcggcggggcaGGAGTGCCCGGTGTGCCTCGGCGCCATGCAGGACGGCGACGCCGTGCGCGTTCTGCCGGGGTGCAGGCACGCGTTCCACGTCGGGTGCGTCGACGTCTGGCTCTGCACGCACGCCACCTGCCCCGTCTGCCGCGCGCGCCCTTCGCTCCCACCTTCGGCGCCACCCAGGGCTGCTAGCAAGGCAACGGACCAGCCCGCCGGACGGGAGCCAGACCTGGAGAATCAGGTATAG